The Equus quagga isolate Etosha38 chromosome 2, UCLA_HA_Equagga_1.0, whole genome shotgun sequence genome has a window encoding:
- the AIFM2 gene encoding ferroptosis suppressor protein 1 isoform X1: MANSPPPRPPPEILARSPSLSSYPSSALFEMGSQVSMDVGAVHVVIVGGGFGGIVAASKLQALNIPFVLVDMKDSFHHNVAALRASVESGFAKKTFISYSVTFRESFRQGLVVEIDLKNQTVLLEDGEALPFSHLILATGSTGPFPGKFNQVSSQQVAIQLYEDMVTQVQRAQSIVVVGGGSAGVEMAAEIKTDYPEKEVTLIHSQMALADKELLPCVRQEVKEILLRKGVQLLLSERVSNLEELPFNEYRECIKVQTDKGTEVATNLVIVCNGIKINSFAYRSAFADSHLASTGALRVNKYLQVEGYSHIYAIGDCADVKEPKMAYHASLHANVAVANIINSMQQRPLKAYVPGSLTFLLALGRNDGVGQISGFYVGRLMVRLAKSRDLLVSTSWKTMRQCPP; encoded by the exons TCTCTCTTCCTATCCCAGCAGTGCCTTGTTCGAGATGGGGTCCCAGGTGTCGATGGATGTGGGAGCTGTGCATGTGGTGATCGTGGGCGGGGGCTTCGGTGGGATTGTGGCCGCCAGCAAGCTGCAGGCGCTGAACATCCCCTTTGTGCTCGTGGACATGAAGGACTCCTTCCACCACAATGTGGCAGCTCTTCGGGCCTCCGTGGAAAGTG GGTTTGCCAAAAAGACATTCATTTCCTACTCAGTGACCTTCCGGGAAAGCTTCCGGCAGGGCCTGGTGGTTGAGATAGACCTGAAGAATCAGACGGTGCTGCTCGAGGATGGGGAG GCCCTGCCCTTCTCACATCTTATCCTGGCCACGGGTAGCACCGGGCCCTTCCCTGGCAAGTTTAACCAGGTTTCCAGCCAGCAGGTTGCCATCCAGCTCTACGAGGACATGGTGACGCAG gtCCAGCGTGCACAGTCCATCgtggtggtgggaggaggctCTGCGGGAGTGGAGATGGCAGCAGAGATTAAAACAGATTACCCCGAGAAAGAG GTCACTCTCATTCACTCCCAAATGGCCCTTGCTGACAAGGAGCTCCTGCCCTGTGTCCGGCAGGAAGTGAAGGAGATCCTGCTCCGGAAAGGCGTGCAGCTGCTGCTGA GTGAGCGGGTGAGCAACCTGGAGGAGCTGCCTTTCAATGAGTATCGAGAGTGCATCAAAGTGCAGACggacaaaggcacagaggtggccACCAACCTGGTGATCGTCTGCAACGGTATCAAGATCAACAGCTTTGCCTACCGCAGTGCGTTTG CAGATAGTCACCTGGCCAGCACTGGTGCTCTGAGAGTGAACAAGTATCTCCAGGTGGAGGGCTACAGCCACATCTATGCCATCGGCGACTGCGCCGATGTGAAGGAGCCCAAGATGGCCTATCACGCCAGCCTCCATGCCAACGTTGCTGTGGCCAACATCATCAACTCCATGCAGCAGAGGCCCCTCAAGGCCTACGTGCCGG GCTCGCTGACGTtcctcctggccctggggagAAATGACGGCGTGGGCCAGATCAGTGGTTTCTACGTGGGGCGGCTCATGGTTCGGCTGGCGAAGAGCCGGGACCTGTTGGTCTCCACAAGCTGGAAAACCATGCGGCAGTGTCCACCCTGA
- the AIFM2 gene encoding ferroptosis suppressor protein 1 isoform X2 has translation MANSPPPRPPPEILARSPSLSSYPSSALFEMGSQVSMDVGAVHVVIVGGGFGGIVAASKLQALNIPFVLVDMKDSFHHNVAALRASVESGFAKKTFISYSVTFRESFRQGLVVEIDLKNQTVLLEDGEALPFSHLILATGSTGPFPGKFNQVSSQQVAIQLYEDMVTQVQRAQSIVVVGGGSAGVEMAAEIKTDYPEKEVTLIHSQMALADKELLPCVRQEVKEILLRKGVQLLLSERVSNLEELPFNEYRECIKVQTDKGTEVATNLVIVCNGIKINSFAYRSAFDSHLASTGALRVNKYLQVEGYSHIYAIGDCADVKEPKMAYHASLHANVAVANIINSMQQRPLKAYVPGSLTFLLALGRNDGVGQISGFYVGRLMVRLAKSRDLLVSTSWKTMRQCPP, from the exons TCTCTCTTCCTATCCCAGCAGTGCCTTGTTCGAGATGGGGTCCCAGGTGTCGATGGATGTGGGAGCTGTGCATGTGGTGATCGTGGGCGGGGGCTTCGGTGGGATTGTGGCCGCCAGCAAGCTGCAGGCGCTGAACATCCCCTTTGTGCTCGTGGACATGAAGGACTCCTTCCACCACAATGTGGCAGCTCTTCGGGCCTCCGTGGAAAGTG GGTTTGCCAAAAAGACATTCATTTCCTACTCAGTGACCTTCCGGGAAAGCTTCCGGCAGGGCCTGGTGGTTGAGATAGACCTGAAGAATCAGACGGTGCTGCTCGAGGATGGGGAG GCCCTGCCCTTCTCACATCTTATCCTGGCCACGGGTAGCACCGGGCCCTTCCCTGGCAAGTTTAACCAGGTTTCCAGCCAGCAGGTTGCCATCCAGCTCTACGAGGACATGGTGACGCAG gtCCAGCGTGCACAGTCCATCgtggtggtgggaggaggctCTGCGGGAGTGGAGATGGCAGCAGAGATTAAAACAGATTACCCCGAGAAAGAG GTCACTCTCATTCACTCCCAAATGGCCCTTGCTGACAAGGAGCTCCTGCCCTGTGTCCGGCAGGAAGTGAAGGAGATCCTGCTCCGGAAAGGCGTGCAGCTGCTGCTGA GTGAGCGGGTGAGCAACCTGGAGGAGCTGCCTTTCAATGAGTATCGAGAGTGCATCAAAGTGCAGACggacaaaggcacagaggtggccACCAACCTGGTGATCGTCTGCAACGGTATCAAGATCAACAGCTTTGCCTACCGCAGTGCGTTTG ATAGTCACCTGGCCAGCACTGGTGCTCTGAGAGTGAACAAGTATCTCCAGGTGGAGGGCTACAGCCACATCTATGCCATCGGCGACTGCGCCGATGTGAAGGAGCCCAAGATGGCCTATCACGCCAGCCTCCATGCCAACGTTGCTGTGGCCAACATCATCAACTCCATGCAGCAGAGGCCCCTCAAGGCCTACGTGCCGG GCTCGCTGACGTtcctcctggccctggggagAAATGACGGCGTGGGCCAGATCAGTGGTTTCTACGTGGGGCGGCTCATGGTTCGGCTGGCGAAGAGCCGGGACCTGTTGGTCTCCACAAGCTGGAAAACCATGCGGCAGTGTCCACCCTGA
- the AIFM2 gene encoding ferroptosis suppressor protein 1 isoform X3, translated as MANSPPPRPPPEILARSPSSALFEMGSQVSMDVGAVHVVIVGGGFGGIVAASKLQALNIPFVLVDMKDSFHHNVAALRASVESGFAKKTFISYSVTFRESFRQGLVVEIDLKNQTVLLEDGEALPFSHLILATGSTGPFPGKFNQVSSQQVAIQLYEDMVTQVQRAQSIVVVGGGSAGVEMAAEIKTDYPEKEVTLIHSQMALADKELLPCVRQEVKEILLRKGVQLLLSERVSNLEELPFNEYRECIKVQTDKGTEVATNLVIVCNGIKINSFAYRSAFADSHLASTGALRVNKYLQVEGYSHIYAIGDCADVKEPKMAYHASLHANVAVANIINSMQQRPLKAYVPGSLTFLLALGRNDGVGQISGFYVGRLMVRLAKSRDLLVSTSWKTMRQCPP; from the exons CAGTGCCTTGTTCGAGATGGGGTCCCAGGTGTCGATGGATGTGGGAGCTGTGCATGTGGTGATCGTGGGCGGGGGCTTCGGTGGGATTGTGGCCGCCAGCAAGCTGCAGGCGCTGAACATCCCCTTTGTGCTCGTGGACATGAAGGACTCCTTCCACCACAATGTGGCAGCTCTTCGGGCCTCCGTGGAAAGTG GGTTTGCCAAAAAGACATTCATTTCCTACTCAGTGACCTTCCGGGAAAGCTTCCGGCAGGGCCTGGTGGTTGAGATAGACCTGAAGAATCAGACGGTGCTGCTCGAGGATGGGGAG GCCCTGCCCTTCTCACATCTTATCCTGGCCACGGGTAGCACCGGGCCCTTCCCTGGCAAGTTTAACCAGGTTTCCAGCCAGCAGGTTGCCATCCAGCTCTACGAGGACATGGTGACGCAG gtCCAGCGTGCACAGTCCATCgtggtggtgggaggaggctCTGCGGGAGTGGAGATGGCAGCAGAGATTAAAACAGATTACCCCGAGAAAGAG GTCACTCTCATTCACTCCCAAATGGCCCTTGCTGACAAGGAGCTCCTGCCCTGTGTCCGGCAGGAAGTGAAGGAGATCCTGCTCCGGAAAGGCGTGCAGCTGCTGCTGA GTGAGCGGGTGAGCAACCTGGAGGAGCTGCCTTTCAATGAGTATCGAGAGTGCATCAAAGTGCAGACggacaaaggcacagaggtggccACCAACCTGGTGATCGTCTGCAACGGTATCAAGATCAACAGCTTTGCCTACCGCAGTGCGTTTG CAGATAGTCACCTGGCCAGCACTGGTGCTCTGAGAGTGAACAAGTATCTCCAGGTGGAGGGCTACAGCCACATCTATGCCATCGGCGACTGCGCCGATGTGAAGGAGCCCAAGATGGCCTATCACGCCAGCCTCCATGCCAACGTTGCTGTGGCCAACATCATCAACTCCATGCAGCAGAGGCCCCTCAAGGCCTACGTGCCGG GCTCGCTGACGTtcctcctggccctggggagAAATGACGGCGTGGGCCAGATCAGTGGTTTCTACGTGGGGCGGCTCATGGTTCGGCTGGCGAAGAGCCGGGACCTGTTGGTCTCCACAAGCTGGAAAACCATGCGGCAGTGTCCACCCTGA
- the AIFM2 gene encoding ferroptosis suppressor protein 1 isoform X4, which yields MGSQVSMDVGAVHVVIVGGGFGGIVAASKLQALNIPFVLVDMKDSFHHNVAALRASVESGFAKKTFISYSVTFRESFRQGLVVEIDLKNQTVLLEDGEALPFSHLILATGSTGPFPGKFNQVSSQQVAIQLYEDMVTQVQRAQSIVVVGGGSAGVEMAAEIKTDYPEKEVTLIHSQMALADKELLPCVRQEVKEILLRKGVQLLLSERVSNLEELPFNEYRECIKVQTDKGTEVATNLVIVCNGIKINSFAYRSAFADSHLASTGALRVNKYLQVEGYSHIYAIGDCADVKEPKMAYHASLHANVAVANIINSMQQRPLKAYVPGSLTFLLALGRNDGVGQISGFYVGRLMVRLAKSRDLLVSTSWKTMRQCPP from the exons ATGGGGTCCCAGGTGTCGATGGATGTGGGAGCTGTGCATGTGGTGATCGTGGGCGGGGGCTTCGGTGGGATTGTGGCCGCCAGCAAGCTGCAGGCGCTGAACATCCCCTTTGTGCTCGTGGACATGAAGGACTCCTTCCACCACAATGTGGCAGCTCTTCGGGCCTCCGTGGAAAGTG GGTTTGCCAAAAAGACATTCATTTCCTACTCAGTGACCTTCCGGGAAAGCTTCCGGCAGGGCCTGGTGGTTGAGATAGACCTGAAGAATCAGACGGTGCTGCTCGAGGATGGGGAG GCCCTGCCCTTCTCACATCTTATCCTGGCCACGGGTAGCACCGGGCCCTTCCCTGGCAAGTTTAACCAGGTTTCCAGCCAGCAGGTTGCCATCCAGCTCTACGAGGACATGGTGACGCAG gtCCAGCGTGCACAGTCCATCgtggtggtgggaggaggctCTGCGGGAGTGGAGATGGCAGCAGAGATTAAAACAGATTACCCCGAGAAAGAG GTCACTCTCATTCACTCCCAAATGGCCCTTGCTGACAAGGAGCTCCTGCCCTGTGTCCGGCAGGAAGTGAAGGAGATCCTGCTCCGGAAAGGCGTGCAGCTGCTGCTGA GTGAGCGGGTGAGCAACCTGGAGGAGCTGCCTTTCAATGAGTATCGAGAGTGCATCAAAGTGCAGACggacaaaggcacagaggtggccACCAACCTGGTGATCGTCTGCAACGGTATCAAGATCAACAGCTTTGCCTACCGCAGTGCGTTTG CAGATAGTCACCTGGCCAGCACTGGTGCTCTGAGAGTGAACAAGTATCTCCAGGTGGAGGGCTACAGCCACATCTATGCCATCGGCGACTGCGCCGATGTGAAGGAGCCCAAGATGGCCTATCACGCCAGCCTCCATGCCAACGTTGCTGTGGCCAACATCATCAACTCCATGCAGCAGAGGCCCCTCAAGGCCTACGTGCCGG GCTCGCTGACGTtcctcctggccctggggagAAATGACGGCGTGGGCCAGATCAGTGGTTTCTACGTGGGGCGGCTCATGGTTCGGCTGGCGAAGAGCCGGGACCTGTTGGTCTCCACAAGCTGGAAAACCATGCGGCAGTGTCCACCCTGA